One window from the genome of Bartonella sp. WD16.2 encodes:
- a CDS encoding YadA-like family protein has protein sequence MKKVHITLKNKSFNSQKLLSEVSLVRAASLGVVMAALLSSVSPVFASHLSSTGATVQSVSAGVVSANVGHGRVGVANGSRFCGVDQVVSRTPSRWGKKVSAEKSKKLTANQLSDGSSGYFFESSCEADASVNALASASTHASIDGVAGDWFLEENNPINWSVNTRSVNTTGARVADGKDTDAVNVAQLKALPAQDGIRGDPDLIYLNSQGQIAIGGKTRGEVINISNEDGHGRFILGVKGGSIKPASTDAINGSQLYGTNTTITKYLGGGAAYDGSVGDKWTEPTYEIQSKGYHDVGSAFAGVDSKLSELSKKVEGVEGSTNLVVQDPGKHTITIGAKAEGGEISIANSSRRQRKLTGLAKGELSEDSQEAITGGQLYETNSTIAKYLGGKAAYEGGKWTEPTYEIQSKDHHDVGSAFAGVDSKLSELSKKVEGVEGSTNLVVQDPEKHTITIGAKAEGGEISIANSSREQRKLTGLADGELSEDSKEAITGGQLYETNSTIAKYLGGKAAYEGGKWTEPTFMIQSKGHHDVGSAFAGVDSKLSELSKQVGGVEGSLIVHQEKETHKITIGAKVEGKEISIANKSKGLRKLTGLEEGAVSEVSTDAVSGKQLHGVKQSVEKLSSTVDKAKEDISTLDKNLNASLGGGANVFSGTAPKYKIQGQSRTGVEAAFQGVDETLTQLSGKISEVEKNSFVAQEDSGLITIGAKVEGKEISIANKSKGLRKLTGLAEGAVSAGSTDAVSGKQLYKVEQKFDPLNAIVEKAGKDILTLDKNIKDSLGGGADVLKGTAPKYEIQGQGRTGVEAAFQGVDETLTVLSKQVEGVTTAVSNGLVTQDKSSNIITIGKDVEGGEISIANKNKGLRKLTGLEEGDVSKTSTDAVTGKQLHEVKQNAEGLSSTVNKAKEDISTLDKNLNASLGGGANVFSGTAPIYTIQNKKRTGVEAAFQGVDEILTQLSGKIGEVEKNSLVAQESSGLITIGGKVEGKEISIADKSKGLRKLTGLEEGAVSAGSTDAVSGKQLHGVKQSVEKLSGTVGKAEKDILALDKNLNASLGGGADVLKGTAPKYEIQGQGRTGVEAAFKGVDETLTGLSKKVEGVEGSLIVHQEKETHKITIGAKVEGKEISIANKSKGLRKLTGLEEGAVSEVSTDAVSGKQLHGVKQSVEKLSSTVDKAKEDISTLDKNLNASLGGGANVFSGTAPKYKIQGQSRTGVEAAFQGVDETLTQLSGKISEVEKNSFVAQEDSGLITIGAKVEGKEISIANKSKGLRKLTGLAEGAVSAGSTDAVSGKQLYKVEQKFDPLNAIVEKAGKDILTLDKNIKDSLGGGADVLKGTAPKYEIQGQGRTGVEAAFQGVDETLTVLSKQVEGVTTAVSNGLVTQDKSSNIITIGKDVEGGEISIANKNKGLRKLTGLEEGDVSKTSTDAVTGKQLHEVKQNAEGLSSTVNKAKEDISTLDKNLNASLGGGANVFSGTAPIYTIQNKKRTGVEAAFQGVDETLTQLSGKIGEVEKNSLVAQESSGLITIGGKVEGKEISIADKSKGLRKLTGLEEGAVSAGSTDAVSGKQLHGVKQSVEKLSGTVGKAEKDILALDKNLNASLGGGADVLKGTAPKYEIQGQGRTGVEAAFKGVDETLTGLSKKVEGVEGSLIVHQEKETHKITIGAKVEGKEISIANKSKGLRKLTGLEEGAVSEVSTDAVSGKQLHKVEQKFDPLNVIVKKAEKDILTLDKNIKDSLGGGADVLKGTAPKYEIQGQGRTGVEAAFQGVDETLTVLSKQVEGVTTAVSNSLVTQDKSSNVITIGKDVEGGEISIANKSKGLRKLTGLAEGDVSIASTEAITGSQLHKVEQKFDPLNVIVEKAEKDISTLGANINKYLGGGANIFSGTELTYTIQDNPYHSIASAFEGVDNTLTDLYEKFDSLQNSVGDDSLVAQHSGTKLITIGGNVEGSKINITNSKGKARTLTGLADGQVSAGSTDAVTGSQLHKVEQKFNPLNAIVEKAGEDISTLGANINEFLGGGADVLKGTAPIYTIQDQDHIGIEAAFKGVDNTLTDLYEKFDKVESIGDDSLIAQHSDTKVITIGGKVEGSKINITNSKGKARKLTGLADGDVSEVSTDAVSGKQLHKVEQKFDPLNAIVEKAGKDILTLDASINKYLGGGASVLEDIAPTYKIQSKEYDNVASAFVGVDNTLTALSKQVEGVTTAVSNSLIAQDESSNVITIGAKTGGDEISIANNSKGFRKLTGLAEGDVSAGSTEAITGSQLHKVEQKFDPLNVIVEKAEKDISTLEANINKYLGGGVNIFSGTELTYTIQDNPYHSIASAFEGVDNTLTDLYEKFDSLQNSVGDDSLVAQHSGTKLITIGGNVEGSKINITNSKGKARTLTGLADGQVSAGSTDAVTGSQLHKVGQKFDPLNAIVEKAGEDISTLGANINEFLGGGADVLKGTAPIYTIQDQDHIGIEAAFKGVDNTLTDLYEKFDKVESIGDDSLIAQHSDTKVITIGGKVEGSKINITNSKGKARKLTGLADGDVSEVSTDAVSGKQLHKVEQKFDPLNAIVEKAGKDILTLDASINKYLGGGASVLEDIAPTYKIQSKEYDNVASAFVGVDNTLTALSKQVEGVTTAVSNSLIAQDESSNVITIGAKTGGDEISIANNSKGFRKLTGLAEGDVSAGSTEAITGNQLYEVNKQLATYFGGGAGYQDGKWTDPTFTITDFDAQNKNGKQAYHNVAEAFDAVNNSMSGLNDRIKHVETQTSSSVNSSISWDNEKNAYDASHNGQVGKITNVANGAIEKGSTDVVTGDQLWATNEKIDSLENKVDDMVNNIDILTDGFVTYDKDKQGNKTNSITLVGADDDTPVTIDNVADGKVEKGSKQAVNGGQLHDYVQEQMALVLADANKYTDKKIENIVGDAVAQANAYTDMKFEALNYKIENVQKEARQAAAIGLAVANLRYNDIPGKLSVAFGNGIWRNHSGAAFGAGYTSEDGNTHSNLSFTTSGGHWGVGAGISFTLN, from the coding sequence ATGAAAAAGGTACATATCACTCTAAAAAATAAAAGCTTCAATTCTCAAAAGCTTCTTTCTGAGGTGTCTTTGGTGAGAGCTGCTTCGTTAGGGGTGGTAATGGCTGCTCTTTTATCGAGCGTTTCTCCGGTTTTTGCTTCTCATCTCTCTTCAACGGGGGCGACAGTTCAAAGTGTAAGTGCGGGTGTGGTTTCTGCAAACGTTGGTCATGGGCGTGTTGGGGTGGCTAATGGTAGTCGTTTTTGTGGGGTAGATCAGGTTGTGAGCCGTACTCCATCAAGATGGGGTAAGAAAGTATCTGCGGAGAAATCTAAGAAACTGACCGCAAATCAGCTTTCTGATGGTTCTAGTGGTTATTTCTTTGAGAGTAGTTGTGAGGCTGATGCTTCAGTAAATGCTTTAGCAAGTGCGAGTACACATGCTTCAATTGATGGAGTGGCAGGGGATTGGTTTTTAGAAGAAAATAATCCTATCAATTGGTCTGTTAATACGAGGTCTGTTAATACAACGGGTGCACGTGTTGCTGATGGTAAAGATACTGATGCAGTGAATGTTGCTCAGCTAAAAGCGTTACCAGCACAAGATGGAATACGAGGAGATCCGGATCTAATTTACCTCAACAGCCAAGGGCAGATCGCGATTGGAGGTAAAACGAGGGGCGAGGTTATTAACATTTCGAATGAAGATGGTCATGGTCGTTTTATTTTGGGTGTAAAAGGTGGAAGTATTAAACCAGCATCGACAGATGCAATCAATGGCTCGCAGCTTTATGGGACGAACACCACGATTACGAAGTATTTAGGTGGAGGAGCTGCGTATGATGGTAGTGTTGGTGATAAATGGACAGAGCCAACGTATGAAATTCAGAGCAAGGGTTATCATGATGTTGGTTCTGCCTTTGCCGGTGTTGATAGTAAGTTGTCGGAGCTTTCTAAGAAGGTTGAAGGTGTGGAAGGCAGTACAAACCTTGTGGTGCAAGATCCAGGAAAGCATACGATTACCATTGGTGCCAAAGCAGAGGGCGGTGAGATCTCTATTGCCAACAGTAGTAGAAGGCAGCGGAAACTTACCGGCTTGGCTAAAGGAGAGCTTTCAGAAGATTCGCAAGAAGCGATTACTGGTGGGCAGCTTTATGAAACGAATAGCACGATTGCGAAGTATTTAGGTGGAAAAGCTGCGTATGAGGGTGGTAAATGGACAGAGCCAACGTATGAAATTCAGAGCAAGGATCATCATGATGTTGGTTCTGCCTTTGCCGGTGTTGATAGTAAGTTGTCGGAGCTTTCTAAGAAGGTTGAAGGTGTGGAAGGCAGTACAAACCTTGTGGTGCAAGATCCAGAAAAGCATACGATTACCATTGGTGCTAAAGCAGAGGGCGGTGAGATCTCTATTGCCAACAGTAGTAGAGAGCAGCGGAAACTTACCGGTTTGGCTGATGGAGAGCTTTCAGAAGATTCGAAAGAAGCGATTACTGGTGGGCAGCTTTATGAGACGAATAGCACGATTGCGAAGTATTTAGGTGGAAAAGCTGCATATGAGGGTGGTAAATGGACAGAGCCAACGTTTATGATTCAGAGCAAGGGTCATCATGATGTTGGTTCTGCCTTTGCTGGTGTTGATAGTAAGTTGTCAGAGCTTTCTAAACAGGTTGGCGGTGTGGAAGGCAGTCTCATTGTGCATCAAGAGAAAGAAACGCATAAGATTACCATTGGTGCTAAAGTAGAAGGTAAAGAGATTTCCATTGCCAATAAGAGTAAAGGATTGCGCAAACTTACAGGCTTAGAAGAGGGGGCTGTTTCGGAAGTTTCAACAGATGCAGTTTCAGGTAAGCAGCTTCACGGGGTCAAGCAAAGCGTTGAGAAGTTGAGTAGCACTGTTGATAAAGCTAAGGAGGATATTTCAACTTTAGATAAGAATCTTAATGCTTCTTTAGGAGGAGGAGCAAACGTATTTTCAGGTACAGCTCCGAAGTATAAAATTCAGGGTCAAAGTCGTACAGGTGTTGAGGCAGCTTTTCAGGGTGTTGATGAAACATTAACACAGCTTTCTGGTAAGATTAGTGAGGTGGAGAAGAACAGCTTTGTAGCACAAGAGGATTCGGGCTTGATCACGATTGGTGCTAAAGTAGAAGGTAAAGAGATTTCCATTGCCAACAAGAGTAAAGGATTGCGCAAGCTTACAGGCTTGGCAGAGGGGGCTGTTTCAGCAGGGTCAACAGATGCAGTTTCAGGTAAACAGCTTTATAAGGTTGAACAGAAGTTTGATCCGCTCAATGCTATTGTTGAGAAGGCTGGGAAGGATATTTTAACCTTGGATAAGAATATTAAGGATTCTTTAGGGGGTGGAGCAGATGTATTGAAGGGTACAGCTCCGAAGTATGAAATTCAGGGCCAAGGTCGTACAGGTGTTGAAGCAGCTTTTCAGGGTGTTGATGAAACGTTGACGGTTCTTTCTAAGCAGGTTGAAGGTGTTACGACTGCGGTCAGTAATGGTCTTGTAACGCAAGATAAATCGTCGAATATAATCACGATTGGTAAGGATGTAGAGGGCGGTGAGATTTCCATTGCCAACAAGAATAAAGGATTGCGCAAGCTTACAGGTTTGGAAGAGGGGGATGTTTCGAAAACTTCAACAGATGCGGTCACAGGTAAGCAGCTTCATGAGGTCAAGCAAAATGCTGAGGGCTTGAGTAGCACTGTTAATAAAGCTAAGGAGGATATTTCAACTTTAGATAAGAATCTTAATGCTTCTTTAGGAGGAGGAGCAAACGTATTTTCAGGTACAGCGCCTATTTATACCATTCAGAATAAAAAGCGTACAGGTGTTGAAGCAGCTTTTCAGGGAGTTGATGAAATATTAACACAGCTTTCTGGTAAGATTGGTGAGGTGGAAAAGAACAGCCTTGTAGCGCAAGAAAGTTCGGGCCTGATCACGATTGGGGGTAAAGTAGAAGGTAAAGAGATTTCCATTGCCGACAAGAGTAAAGGATTGCGCAAGCTTACAGGCTTGGAAGAGGGGGCTGTTTCAGCAGGGTCAACAGATGCAGTTTCAGGTAAACAGCTTCACGGGGTCAAGCAAAGCGTTGAGAAGTTGAGTGGCACTGTCGGGAAGGCTGAGAAAGATATTTTAGCCTTGGATAAGAATCTTAATGCTTCTTTAGGAGGAGGAGCAGATGTACTGAAGGGTACAGCTCCGAAGTATGAAATTCAGGGCCAAGGTCGTACAGGTGTTGAAGCAGCTTTTAAGGGTGTTGATGAAACATTGACAGGTCTTTCTAAGAAGGTTGAAGGTGTGGAAGGTAGTCTCATTGTGCATCAAGAGAAAGAAACGCATAAGATTACCATTGGTGCTAAAGTAGAAGGTAAAGAGATTTCCATTGCCAATAAGAGTAAAGGATTGCGCAAACTTACAGGCTTAGAAGAGGGGGCTGTTTCGGAAGTTTCAACAGATGCAGTTTCAGGTAAGCAGCTTCACGGGGTCAAGCAAAGCGTTGAGAAGTTGAGTAGCACTGTTGATAAAGCTAAGGAGGATATTTCAACTTTAGATAAGAATCTTAATGCTTCTTTAGGAGGAGGAGCAAACGTATTTTCAGGTACAGCTCCGAAGTATAAAATTCAGGGTCAAAGTCGTACAGGTGTTGAGGCAGCTTTTCAGGGTGTTGATGAAACATTAACACAGCTTTCTGGTAAGATTAGTGAGGTGGAGAAGAACAGCTTTGTAGCACAAGAGGATTCGGGCTTGATCACGATTGGTGCTAAAGTAGAAGGTAAAGAGATTTCCATTGCCAACAAGAGTAAAGGATTGCGCAAGCTTACAGGCTTGGCAGAGGGGGCTGTTTCAGCAGGGTCAACAGATGCAGTTTCAGGTAAACAGCTTTATAAGGTTGAACAGAAGTTTGATCCGCTCAATGCTATTGTTGAGAAGGCTGGGAAGGATATTTTAACCTTGGATAAGAATATTAAGGATTCTTTAGGGGGTGGAGCAGATGTATTGAAGGGTACAGCTCCGAAGTATGAAATTCAGGGCCAAGGTCGTACAGGTGTTGAAGCAGCTTTTCAGGGTGTTGATGAAACGTTGACGGTTCTTTCTAAGCAGGTTGAAGGTGTTACGACTGCGGTCAGTAATGGTCTTGTAACGCAAGATAAATCGTCGAATATAATCACGATTGGTAAGGATGTAGAGGGCGGTGAGATTTCCATTGCCAACAAGAATAAAGGATTGCGCAAGCTTACAGGTTTGGAAGAGGGGGATGTTTCGAAAACTTCAACAGATGCGGTCACAGGTAAGCAGCTTCATGAGGTCAAGCAAAATGCTGAGGGCTTGAGTAGCACTGTTAATAAAGCTAAGGAGGATATTTCAACTTTAGATAAGAATCTTAATGCTTCTTTAGGAGGAGGAGCAAACGTATTTTCAGGTACAGCGCCTATTTATACCATTCAGAATAAAAAGCGTACAGGTGTTGAAGCAGCTTTTCAGGGAGTTGATGAAACATTAACACAGCTTTCTGGTAAGATTGGTGAGGTGGAAAAGAACAGCCTTGTAGCGCAAGAAAGTTCGGGCCTGATCACGATTGGGGGTAAAGTAGAAGGTAAAGAGATTTCCATTGCCGACAAGAGTAAAGGATTGCGCAAGCTTACAGGCTTGGAAGAGGGGGCTGTTTCAGCAGGGTCAACAGATGCAGTTTCAGGTAAACAGCTTCACGGGGTCAAGCAAAGCGTTGAGAAGTTGAGTGGCACTGTCGGGAAGGCTGAGAAAGATATTTTAGCCTTGGATAAGAATCTTAATGCTTCTTTAGGAGGAGGAGCAGATGTACTGAAGGGTACAGCTCCGAAGTATGAAATTCAGGGCCAAGGTCGTACAGGTGTTGAAGCAGCTTTTAAGGGTGTTGATGAAACATTGACAGGTCTTTCTAAGAAGGTTGAAGGTGTGGAAGGTAGTCTCATTGTGCATCAAGAGAAAGAAACGCATAAGATTACCATTGGTGCTAAAGTAGAAGGTAAAGAGATTTCCATTGCCAATAAGAGTAAAGGATTGCGCAAACTTACAGGCTTAGAAGAGGGGGCTGTTTCGGAAGTTTCAACAGATGCAGTTTCAGGTAAGCAGCTTCATAAGGTTGAACAGAAGTTTGATCCGCTCAATGTTATTGTCAAGAAGGCTGAGAAAGATATTTTAACCTTGGATAAGAATATTAAGGATTCTTTAGGGGGTGGAGCAGATGTATTGAAGGGTACAGCTCCGAAGTATGAAATTCAGGGCCAAGGTCGTACAGGTGTTGAAGCAGCTTTTCAGGGTGTTGATGAAACGTTGACGGTTCTTTCTAAGCAGGTTGAAGGTGTTACGACTGCGGTCAGTAATAGTCTTGTAACGCAAGATAAATCGTCGAATGTAATCACGATTGGTAAGGATGTAGAGGGCGGTGAGATTTCCATTGCCAACAAGAGTAAAGGATTGCGCAAGCTTACAGGCTTGGCAGAGGGGGATGTTTCAATAGCGTCAACAGAAGCGATAACAGGTTCACAACTTCATAAGGTTGAACAGAAGTTTGATCCACTTAATGTTATTGTTGAGAAGGCTGAGAAGGATATTTCAACTTTAGGTGCGAATATTAATAAGTATTTAGGAGGTGGGGCAAACATATTTTCAGGTACAGAACTGACTTATACTATTCAGGACAATCCGTATCATAGTATTGCATCAGCCTTTGAGGGTGTTGATAATACGTTGACAGATCTTTATGAGAAGTTTGATAGCTTGCAAAACAGTGTTGGAGATGACAGCCTTGTAGCACAGCATTCAGGTACGAAGTTGATTACGATAGGTGGGAACGTAGAAGGCAGTAAGATCAATATTACCAATAGTAAAGGAAAAGCTCGCACACTCACTGGTTTGGCCGATGGGCAAGTTTCAGCAGGTTCAACAGATGCGGTCACAGGTTCACAACTTCATAAGGTTGAGCAGAAGTTTAATCCGCTCAATGCTATTGTTGAGAAGGCTGGGGAGGATATTTCAACTTTAGGTGCGAATATTAATGAGTTTTTAGGAGGAGGAGCAGATGTACTGAAGGGTACAGCACCTATTTATACCATTCAGGATCAAGATCATATAGGTATTGAAGCTGCTTTTAAGGGTGTTGATAATACGTTGACAGATCTTTATGAGAAGTTTGATAAGGTTGAAAGTATTGGGGATGACAGCCTTATAGCACAGCACTCAGATACGAAGGTAATCACCATTGGAGGTAAAGTAGAAGGCAGTAAGATCAATATCACTAATAGTAAAGGAAAAGCTCGTAAACTTACTGGTTTGGCTGATGGAGATGTTTCGGAAGTTTCAACAGATGCAGTTTCAGGTAAGCAGCTTCATAAGGTTGAGCAGAAATTTGATCCGCTCAATGCTATTGTTGAGAAGGCTGGGAAGGATATTTTAACTTTAGATGCGAGTATTAATAAGTATTTGGGGGGTGGAGCAAGTGTACTAGAAGATATAGCGCCAACATATAAAATTCAGAGCAAGGAGTATGATAATGTTGCTTCTGCTTTTGTAGGTGTTGATAATACGTTGACAGCTCTTTCTAAGCAGGTTGAAGGTGTTACGACTGCGGTCAGTAATAGTCTTATAGCACAAGATGAATCGTCGAATGTAATCACAATTGGAGCCAAAACAGGTGGTGATGAGATTTCTATTGCTAACAATAGTAAAGGTTTCCGCAAGCTTACTGGCTTGGCAGAGGGGGATGTTTCAGCAGGGTCAACAGAAGCGATAACAGGTTCACAACTTCATAAGGTTGAACAGAAGTTTGATCCACTTAATGTTATTGTTGAGAAGGCTGAGAAGGATATTTCAACTTTAGAGGCGAATATTAATAAGTATTTAGGGGGTGGAGTAAACATATTTTCAGGTACAGAACTGACTTATACTATTCAGGACAATCCGTATCATAGTATTGCATCAGCCTTTGAGGGTGTTGATAATACGTTGACAGATCTTTATGAGAAGTTTGATAGCTTGCAAAACAGTGTTGGAGATGACAGCCTTGTAGCACAGCATTCAGGTACGAAGTTGATTACGATAGGTGGGAACGTAGAAGGCAGTAAGATCAATATTACCAATAGTAAAGGAAAAGCTCGCACACTCACTGGTTTAGCCGATGGGCAAGTTTCAGCAGGTTCAACAGATGCGGTCACAGGTTCACAACTTCATAAGGTTGGGCAGAAGTTTGATCCGCTCAATGCTATTGTTGAGAAGGCTGGGGAGGATATTTCAACTTTAGGTGCGAATATTAATGAGTTTTTAGGAGGAGGAGCAGATGTACTGAAGGGTACAGCACCTATTTATACCATTCAGGATCAAGATCATATAGGTATTGAAGCTGCTTTTAAGGGTGTTGATAATACGTTGACAGATCTTTATGAGAAGTTTGATAAGGTTGAAAGTATTGGGGATGACAGCCTTATAGCACAGCACTCAGATACGAAGGTAATCACCATTGGAGGTAAAGTAGAAGGCAGTAAGATCAATATCACTAATAGTAAAGGAAAAGCTCGTAAACTTACTGGTTTGGCTGATGGAGATGTTTCGGAAGTTTCAACAGATGCAGTTTCAGGTAAGCAGCTTCATAAGGTTGAGCAGAAATTTGATCCGCTCAATGCTATTGTTGAGAAGGCTGGGAAGGATATTTTAACTTTAGATGCGAGTATTAATAAGTATTTGGGGGGTGGAGCAAGTGTACTAGAAGATATAGCGCCAACATATAAAATTCAGAGCAAGGAGTATGATAATGTTGCTTCTGCTTTTGTAGGTGTTGATAATACGTTGACAGCTCTTTCTAAGCAGGTTGAAGGTGTTACGACTGCGGTCAGTAATAGTCTTATAGCACAAGATGAATCGTCGAATGTAATCACAATTGGAGCCAAAACAGGTGGTGATGAGATTTCTATTGCTAACAATAGTAAAGGTTTCCGCAAGCTTACTGGCTTAGCAGAGGGGGATGTTTCAGCAGGGTCAACAGAAGCGATAACAGGTAATCAACTTTATGAGGTGAATAAACAGCTAGCAACTTATTTTGGTGGAGGAGCTGGGTATCAGGATGGAAAATGGACGGATCCAACGTTTACAATTACGGATTTTGACGCACAGAACAAGAATGGAAAACAAGCATATCATAATGTAGCTGAAGCCTTTGATGCTGTTAATAATAGTATGTCTGGCCTTAATGATCGTATTAAGCATGTTGAAACTCAGACGAGCTCTTCAGTGAATTCTAGCATAAGTTGGGATAACGAGAAAAATGCCTATGATGCTAGCCATAATGGTCAGGTTGGTAAGATCACTAATGTAGCAAATGGTGCTATTGAAAAGGGTTCTACTGATGTAGTCACAGGTGATCAACTTTGGGCGACGAATGAGAAGATTGATAGTCTTGAAAACAAAGTTGATGATATGGTCAACAATATTGACATCCTTACTGATGGGTTTGTCACCTATGACAAAGATAAACAAGGCAACAAAACTAATAGCATCACTTTAGTAGGTGCTGATGATGACACACCTGTAACCATTGACAATGTTGCAGATGGTAAAGTCGAAAAAGGCTCAAAGCAGGCAGTTAATGGTGGTCAATTGCACGATTATGTTCAAGAACAGATGGCTCTTGTTCTTGCGGATGCCAACAAGTATACAGATAAAAAAATAGAGAATATAGTCGGTGATGCTGTTGCACAAGCCAACGCCTATACTGATATGAAGTTTGAGGCCTTAAATTATAAGATTGAAAACGTCCAAAAAGAAGCAAGACAAGCAGCAGCTATCGGATTAGCTGTAGCTAACTTACGCTACAACGATATACCTGGAAAACTCAGTGTTGCATTTGGTAATGGTATATGGCGCAACCACTCCGGAGCTGCCTTTGGTGCCGGCTACACATCTGAAGATGGAAACACCCATTCCAACCTTTCCTTCACTACTTCTGGAGGACACTGGGGCGTAGGAGCAGGAATAAGCTTTACATTAAACTAA